taaaaaaaacaataaaaaaacactattaaaataattaatcaccAAATTTAGAGAATTACTATTCAATTTTCTAAATTTAGTAACACAATATAGACTATTGAAATTGAtatctctttatttttatttttaacaactATACCTCAAAATGAATTGAGGATAACTTgctcttaaaatatcatttcatTGAGTTAAAATTAGAGGTGACAAAATGACGCACGgcccgattacacgacacgaacacgatacggatttttagtgttagtgttgagcttaataggtaatgggtcatttttgggttgacacgaaactgacatgctaatttttgggttgggttagtgttgatatatgaacccgaaaacgacacgaaatgacacggatattgaaaattattgttatattctctcgtatttttttatgtcactttattaataaagataataaaattataattattaattgtaaatattgatttgaatttcctaaattgttataaacacattacatgaccctctaacatgatattatcgaacttttcgataattattgttaacatactaatctaaaaatgatataaaatgtttaaaaacagtaccatatcttcttatatttttaagagttattattaatatatatgcataacaaaattacatgtaactcgaaaacacgacacgaaattgACACTAACCCAAATAGGTTAACACaactttgacacgaaagtttttgggttgggtttggattTACTCTTTTTAACACGACCCCGAAATGACATGATAcaaacacgactcgaacacgataattgtcaGGTCTAGTTAAAATGGAGGATTATCTGTTGATAAAGTATTTGGGCCTAACCAATCACTCTCATGGCCCATTCAGGCCCAATCATTCTCATGGCCCATTCAGAGGCCAACTCATTTAGATACCATGGATAGGTCACAAACAACAATCAACTCATCCAACGATTTCAAGTCGGACAACCTTGAAGGATCCGACTTGGAGAGATAAATAAAGTACAGTAACATTATGAATTGTCCCACCAGCACATGGTCTATATAAAGAGCCCAAATAATATCTTGGTCATCCGAGTTTACACAAAACCGTTTTTGATGCAAGACATTTAATCTTAGTGGACTTTTaatcaatgttttaaaaatcggACCGGACATTGAACCGGATTGAACCGGATTGATAACTGGGTTAAGGATCAATTGGTTCAATCAATTGACTCGGATTGATTAAACCGGATGAcatcataaattatatatatatatatatatatattaattttatttaaattataaaatttattaagagcttaaaattttattttatgtatatttaaaatttaaatgctaAATTAACTTTGTTTATATTTCAAAgattaattaagtttttaataatatttatcaaaatatataaaaaattaatactaaataaaattttaaattttaagtatCGGTATAATATATAAGTATGTATATAGTATTGTTTTTAATCACAAGTTGAAAGCTAGTTTAGTGGTAAGATGTATTGAGTGGTCCCTAAGGGCTTAGGTTTGAATCTCACCtacaacatattttttttaaagttaaatatgtGTAACTAGCTAACTGGATCAAATCGCTCAACTCGGCTAGTTCATGGGTGACTCGGTCGGAGGTCCGTTGAACATATTAAAAACCAGTATCAACCAGATCAGAGACTTGACCGGTTTGCGGTTGAATCGGTCGAACCGACTGGTCCGATCTGGTATTCATAACATTGCTTTTAATTAGGGATGACAATAAATATTCTACATGTAAGTACTCGGCACTATCCAATAAGTATTATACCTATGAGTATCCGACACTATCTTTACTggtatgagacgggtatgggaatacctcTAGGATATCTGGTATCTGTTACCCATCATAACctctttatatataaaaaatattaatgtttttttttcaatgtaAGATGTGACATTCAAACATTTATTCGCaacatatttataaaaatacttAGATGGATAATTTAtggataatttattaaatttatgttGCGTGAAAGTTgtaatagtttttattttatgtattaaCGGGTTAGGTAAAAAAAAGTAGGACCAAAGTTAAAGGGCATGAGTGTAATTTAGCCCATTTAATACGAGGATAGAGTGGAGGATATATATCCCTGACTAACGTTGTGTATTTCCAATATTCCTATTTTCCTAAAGAATGAAAATATGGGTAGTTATGGTGGTGGTGATGGCAATGGTGTCATATTTATCAAGTGGAGTGGATATTCATAAAGTGAAACAAGTAGTAGCTAGATATAATATAACATGTGTTTTAGTCTTTGGAGATTCAAGTGTAGATCCCGGCAACAACAACCGCCTTCCGACCACCATGAAAGGCAACTTCCTTCCTTATGGCAAGGACTTCTTTCACGGCCGTCCTACCGGAAGGTTTACTAATGGAAGGCTTTCTACTGATTTTATTGGTATAGTatatctctctctttttttttcttttactcaCATTATAACTTATTAATAATGtagttcatcaaaaaaaaaaaaaaaacccttattAATAATGTACCACTAGTGTACTAATTTTTaatatcataaaaaataatCTGTTTTGATAATTATCGTTTTTGTTGTATTTATATACTACACATCACATAATATGATTATACAATACTCGCACTGTGTACTCATGCTATACAATGAAGAGAAGTGTGATTAATATCTGGACATGATTATCTCAACAAGAATGAATGTCGTTTGAACCAAAATTTTCACTCCCATTGTACTTTAGGTAATTTTTGTctttttcaaaacaaaattttcTGTTTGTTGATGTTGTTACGTGTTTGTTGTTGCtaatagatagtagatattTCTATTAAAAGCGGTTATTTCGAATTGTTACCAAACACTTTTCATCtccaatttaaaattaaaagacaaaaagtagtttcgaaaaatagaaataaacggACACTACATCCTAATAAGCATAAAACTAGCACAGCATAATAACTTGTATTCCGCTAAAAATGCcgaaatattttataattagttcgatatatttttatttttattacattTAGGGATAAAATATCAAAGTGTAAAGAAAGTGCCAATTTGACTCCTatatacaaaataacaccaattaTACTCAGGTAAAGGCTATGTTTaccttgtttttgacaaagtaagtcttactcgGTTATTTTCACAATTGTGgtgaaaataacaaaataaggcttactttgtcaaaaacaaagtaaccataaaaGACACCATTAACTCAAATGtttataaaatgatataattatagTCTCGTCTaattattttggaaaaaaaaagaaccGAATAGAATATCAAAATTTAGTTGACACCATTTAATAAATGTTAAGATTAAATTGAAATCATTTTTAGTAAACACAAAAATTAAATCAGTGCTATTTTTAAGTGAGATCAAATTGACACTTCCTTAACAATCTTAAACTCATTTTCATACcttatcttttatatatttttttttatcataattataaaaaatagcaTAACACTCGATTTATTCTCTAAACAAaggcttcaaaatcaattaggatcttaaactataaaaatcatcaatgaaaTCTTTGAATTagctaaaaatcatcaattgagtttatattctaaataaaaatcttcaattgagtccttatcgaaaatcattcagttgaacagtttcagacttTCTTTCCAAAACCCATTTTAAACCAACACGGAGActattacagtctatatcaaatagtcacagtttccgGTTTTAGGATAAGATAGagatttaattgatgatttttgcttaattcaagaacctaattgatgattttaatagttcaagatcctaattgattttgaggcTTTAGTTTAGGGACACAAAGGGATATAACCCtaaataatacatatatgacaTGACATATTATAAGGAAACAGAGCTGTTTTTACCATACGGCAATAAAtttatttggattgaaaaagtaATGCCTGGTGGCAGGGAAGTAGGTGTGGATCTTATATATCCTCTTAAATTTCTCTCTTCATGTCACTACTGTTCCATTCAACTACTGCATACTAATGCCATTGCCAAcacttaatttttttgttatatatatatttttttattctttctcaAATGTTCATATataatttagaaaaatttaTAGGTAAAAAAAAGAGAGTATATTTAGCCCCtaatcttttcattttattgattaagctcttaattttttttaatttgatatgttaTAAATTGTAATTAATGATGATTATAATTGATCAGCTTGATATAAAAgagtaattataattttaaaattttcttcCCTAGCTGAGGCGATCGGCTATACAAAAGCAATACCAGCATTTCTGGACCCAAATTTAAAGCCAAGTGATTTACTACACGGTGTTAGTTTTGCTTCTGCTGCTTCTGGCTACGATGACTTCACTGCTAATCTCTccgtaattattattattatcatcatcTTACACCCTTTTAATTacctataattataattatcagcactaatattttattttattttttgtgaaTAAATTTATAGAATGTATTGCCAGTTTCAAAGCAAATAGAGTACTTTAAGCACTACAAGGTGCAGCTGAGCAGGATTGTAGGGGAAAAGAAGGCAGATGAAATTGTAAAAAATGCAGTAGTTATAGTAAGTATGGGGACTAATGATTTTCTTCAGAATTACTATTTGGATCCAACTCGTCCTTCTCAATATACCATTGAAGAATACCAAAATTACTTGGTTTCTAGCATGGCCCACGACTTCAAGGTACATTTTATTTCATAATTCTGTTTTCCATAACATTAacttttaaaaaagaaattctACTACGGTTCCAATCCATTGGACCTTACTAATAGAAACGTGATAATTGTACAATTTCTTTACTTATTAGTAGACATGGACATGGGTTGGTGGGCCCGCCCGACCTGCCCAGGCCCATTTTGCCGGGCTTGGACACATGAAATTGATATCAGGCCCGACCCAAGCCCGTATAAACCTGCCAGAAACTGGACAGGTTTGGGGTATATGAATTTTCCATCGGACCGGtccgatatatatatatatatatatatatatatatatatataatttataaatataaattaattatattttttatgagattatatataaacaattagtTTATTAGAATTTTTCTAAACTTATTAAGTATTGTGTTGTGCgtactatttttttattaaaaaaagttgatgtgacattttaattgtatttttttaaatatatagatAGGTTTGGACGAGCGGGCTTGGAATTCATATTTTAGCTCCGAGCCCGACTCAATTTATTACGGGCTGGGCTAGGTTTGGGCTCGTCAGGTTTTATTAAAAGCCTGACAGATCGGCCTGAATCCGGCCCATGCCCAGATCTGCTTATTAGTATCAAACTTTTCAATTTAAACTTTAGATGTCTAGACACATTATTTCAGAATATTTTCCATAATATTTTCCTTAAGATTTCACGGTGTTGCGTTGGAGAATTGTATTAACTTATTAAGCCCCTGTTTGTTTAGGGGaaaatattctgcaggaaaatatttttttaattttccagtgtttgtttgggcaggaaaacaagtcaaaggaaaataagtggcaagtcaatgaaaaaggaatgaagaaaaaatgttttacccttttcaaaagggtaaaacattttcccaaaACATATGCGTTTagagaaaaatggagaaaacgttaaaaaatgtaaaaatacaaaaatatgaaacatgaATAACGCGAAAACGTtataaaacacgagaatatgaaaaaaaacccGCAAAAAATGAAAAGGTGAACATATgtgaaaaacgcaaaaaaaaaaagcgaacacttgaaaaagcacaaaacatgaacaacgcGAAAAAGTGAGAAAACGCGAATTATACAAATacgcgaaaaatacaaaaaacacgaaaatgtgaagaaatacgaaaaacacaaaaacgcgaaaaatgctaaaacacaaaaacgtgacaagaagtgaaaaacgcgataaacatgaaaagacgtaaaacgcaaacaaaacacgaaaacgtaaaaaacacaaaaacgtaaaaaatacgaaaaacatgaaaacatgaataacacgaaaaagtaacaaaaatgcaaaaaataaaaaacgcgaaaaaaaaacgtgaaaaaccgaaaaaaccgaaaaactaaatgtgaaaacacgaaaacatgaagaaaaaatgcaaaaaaaatacaataacgttaataacatgagaaaacgtacaaaaaatgccaaaaatgtGAGAAaacgtttttcgtatttttaacattaattttttttcacattttcgtgtttttccactttttttccatgtttttaatattttttttacttttcgtgattttcacatttttccactttttgtgtttttaacaaattttcacatttttttttttgtgtttttcacgtttttagtggttggaaaatattttctagtgttgtagccaaacaccgaaaaatattttccagtgttgttgccaaacacaaaaaaaatattttattttcctgtacaatattttccctgcataaaatttttcagaacacaatattttctcccaaacaaacagggCCTAAATATTTAATACATTTCAAACCCACAAATCaaacaaattatatataaaaaaattctcaTAGAATTATCTATAATGGTAATGTCATTTATAAGTAGATCTATAATCTATTAATATGTTGGGGTGGATCAGGTTCGGGTCGGGTGTAAGCAGATTTGATACATAAGTGACTCCACTATTTTAGACACCTTATAGCTCATatattccattttttttttattaatttaaatttgtatataaaatgtaattagtTCTTAAACAAGACAATTTACAAGGGTTAAATGCGTTATTGGTTACTGAACTTTCATTATTGTCTCAAAATGACCACTCAAGTACTTCAATCTATCTCAATAGAAACCactcaattttgaattttgtctcaattaagtcACTTTTGCGACTTGAAGAGAAAAATGATACCGGAAAAATGATGTGGCTGCCCCCACCAACATTAGTCAACCCTCACCACTGACCCAAATGACACGTGGATACCACCTAGCTGCTACTTAGCTGGCTGAAATGACATGTTTCACCTAGGTGGAAATCGTGTGTCCTTTTGGTCCGCTAGGTAGCAGTCGCGTGTCGTTTCGATCAATGGTGAAAGTTGACTATAGCTGATGTGGCACCACATCACTTTTTTGATGTCTTTTTTCTCTTAAAGACGCTGAAGTgacttaatatataaaattcaaagttcagtgattttattgaaaaaaattgaagttgagtgacctttttgagacaaccatgaaAATTGAGTGACCAATGGTACATTTAACCCCAATTTGCAGAGAATGAAACAATTAATTGTTATATTATTGTTAGATTATGTACAAATTTATCCACATGGTTATCCATATGGTTATTAGGTGAAAATTGATTTAACTCTTATATACAAAACAATCAAATTTCAAGTCTCATTAATGAAAGAAAGTTTTTGTTTCAGGTGCAATTTTATATTCTATCTATCTTTCAACCTTTAACATTCTAACACCCACTAAGGCTCTTTTGTTACTGAAAAACACTCATCATCCGTTAATGACGTTGAAATAGTATCGTCTGGTGAATCTAGGCTTAAAAGTGTACTATATTGTACATAGATGCTGAATTTGTGTTCCTCCAATAACCATATGATTTATAACTCATCCCTATTATTGTTAAGAGAAAATCTATGAAATAAGTTTTGAAGACCTTTGTTATGATATTGTTGTTAAGAATGATGACTAATAAAAATTGCGGacaatttttattattgttgtcAATTTTTCAATGtgtattcttatttttttttacatataattACTATTAAATTTAGACATGATATAAATGATTAACTGAGAtaatttttcaacaattgaaATCATTGTATTACCATTGGaattagttttaaattttattttaaaaaaattaaatttgaaaatgtgtGTTGCAGGAAATGCATAGAGTTGGGGCAACAAGATTCATAGTAGTAGGAGTACCTCCACTGGGTTGCATGCCACTTGTCAAAACAATAAAGGATGAAACCAATTGTGTTGAAAGCTACAACCAAGTTGCTTTCTCTTTCAATTCTAAGATGCGTCAAAACCTTGTGATGCTCAGGAAAACTTTAGGGATTAGAGATGCTTATGTTGACTGCTATGGTATCATCAAAAATGCTGTTGACACCCCCAAACTATATGGTAATTACTAAttactacttcttcttcttaggGTTtgattatcttttttaacccttgaaattaatttaaatgtgtGTGTGTGGCACTCAGGTTTAGAGGAAGTATCAAAGGGTTGCTGTGGAACAGGAACAATAGAATATGGAGATTCATGTAGAGGGATGAGCACGTGCAATGATTCAACAAAGTATGTGTTTTGGGATGCAGTTCATCCAACACAAAAGATGTATCAAATTCTTGCTGATGCTGCTATTCAATCTGTTAACGAAGACCTCTTTCGATAATTACCTAGCCAGAACTATTATCACTGTTAGATTTAAGCTTATTAAAATCATATGGTAGAAATTAAAAGCATCGTAAGGTTTAGATTCACACttcctagatctaatggtgactgaccaaattcacttgatcagtcactgaccaggtgaaaacaATGAGAACTATTATACTGTGTCTTTATTAtgtataatttgtttttttatatataggaATTTTATCTTTTTAAAAGAAGCATCTCTCAAGTCCTTGATGTTTCAGTTTGATTATtaaataatacatattaatGTTGGAAAGTTGGGTTCTAATGTTATTATACTAATTTAGGCATCGGAGAGGGTTTGCCGGTCACAGTCCCATGTCCGAccgttttctatttttcaggtcATTAGAATCTTCAACTAAGCAACATTCAAAGATATTTCGATATCATCAGACTATTTCCCCAAGCTGGATTTTCATCTCAAGAACTAGCAGGATGCCACTGCTTGCGGGTATGAATCTCATCTCTCAATTCCCGGTGAAAAGAAAAACGTTCCTCCTTCGACCACTTCATTGCCCTTCCGTGTCTCATTGAGTCTCCTATCCCAAGTAGTTGTCAACCGTTTTCTTCTATCTTTCAAAACATGGTATCCTTCCTTATGACTGAGAGAAGTAGATCGTCCATGCGTGCATCTACCCTTATTTTTTCATAATGGTGACAAAATGAATAAGGATGAGACTATTTTTTAGTATAACGAGAGCTAGCTCAACAAACGTCAGTTGCCTTAGATAAAGAATGAAATTAGTTTCAATTAAAGTgcaatatatataaatgtgATATAATGTTAGACATATAAAAGAGTTTTAATGGTATTAAAGATCACAAGTTAATAATAACTTGAGATGCTCTATTTTCAAAGTCAGAAGTACTCTCTATATGTTGTAGACGAAAGTTAGATGTTTTGGAACATCTGAATTGAGACTTCTGTATGGTGTTTCTTGAGAAGATATGCtctcattttaaaataaaaggaTAGAACACCATAACAAATGTTTTTCATACCATGTGTGCTTCACAACCATGAGATGGAAAAACATTAAGTATAATAGATCTCAACTTTTCCTAGTGAGACTCACATCATGAAACTATGgttttttttatgcattttcCTTAGGACCCTTAACTTGTTCTAGAAGTATAATCTAACTTAACTTATCTTAGAAAGAAGATTCGAAGGCCATGAGATAACACGGTTTGTAAAAGAACCCAACCATTTAAGCGGATTGGATCATGATGGAAAACATGTAGTAAGAGTGAAAGAATTCCATTTGATCACATCTAAATATTTCTATTTATCAATGTCCGGACACTTATGCATATGTGCATATTTgtgaaaatagaaaattgtAATTGAGATCAAAGTATTACATATAACTATGAGATGGATTCTGAGATAAAGAGTATCACTTATCACTATACATGTCAGAGCCGACTCTAGGggggaattttttttaaatttgataattattaaaattgcaATGGTTAAAAATATATAGACTTGTGTATATAACAAAATGTATTACTAGGCTGAATGCTGAAGGCATAGTGGAGTTATTTGTGAGAGTGAGTTTGATTTCCAAAACCGTATGTTTTGGttctcatttttcattttcttttattcctgaTTTTCTTAGTAGTAAGAAGAATATGtttctaattaatatataaagttcttttctctttatttttcatatgttttgtttttattattattatataattttaataattatttttttataattttaatttttttcttaaaccaaaatgttaatatatattcaatctAAAATGACTAATATATATTGATTTACTTGTTACAATATATTTTAGGACACAGTTAATTTTCACTAATTTACTTATGCtattgagttaattacatataaGAGTTAATTACATAACAACTTGTATCGATCAAATTTTTTATGGTGAgtatttttaaaaaacaaaatgaaaattataatttagtaGGACAACAATTTATAAGAAGGTCCGAATATTTATGGACCACCGCAAATCATTTtttatccttaaaaataatataatttttttgggGCTTTTATGGAATGAGCTCGGTATTCGAGTTTTATGAcgtgatttaataaaaaataatttttttttgtaatataacatattgagttaattacataacaACATGTACCGATCAAATTTTTTGAATGCGATCGCCTAGGACCTGAGCCAAAATGGTCTCAAATTGttttttactgtatatatagtaatttttttaaatgaccaaataatatgatatgtTAGATCTAAAATATgtccaaatttttattttaaacttttaagtacacttttttttattagggcttctttatcttttttttcatCTAGGCCCATAAAAAAATCAAGACCGGCCCTGCCTAGAGCCTTTAAAATACTGGAGCCGGCCCTGATACATGTTCAAATCAAAATGCTATATATCGACAATGAGTatatgatgcggggcatctttccctaggatcggaTCTgtacgagggaagtcggaggaaggaCCAAGCAcaagcaacaagcgagtaaagaggccaaaacatGGCCACATAACAGCTCAACAGctcaggcacgccccgcgtaccttaTAGCATACTCCGCGTACTTGAGtgtctgatccggagaagagttcaacagccaaggcacgccccgtgtagaattgggcacgccccgcgtagagtgagTACTGATCCAGAGAGGAGCTTAGCAGCCAAGTCACGTCCCgcgtagaattaggcacgccccgcgtataatgagtactgatccggagaagagctcaACAGCCAACATACGCCCCACGTAGAATTAGGCACGGCCCGCGTGCCTTCAgtttaaggaacttgctccttactccagtttcctccttatttacaatcttgccactccttatttacacattttccactcccttattacaaccctaccactccctatttaccatccatgcaacccctttatatttaaccccttttacccttatcttattatttttaagtagttatattctttaccctttattgtaatttggcaattaggttttagatgatataaattcatctctttgtcattgtaatgtttaactttttatcaatcaaatattaatcttcttcaagaagcttgttaaggttttcaccttcaacaatgggggatctttgatttcctacggatttagtctataaaacccgggattcactccttctagtttagctagagaagaaatatctttgtaagtttacgattaaaactttcagataaaactgatctgtatcagttggtatcagagccgatcgttttccttgaacggagacttctttcgacaatgATTCAACCGAGTTATTCACAAGCCTTAAAGGAACGTCTTGAAGCCGAGACATGGGAGATGGAGCTCCAATATGCCGAGATGTTGAGAAAGACAAAAGAGAACTTGGAGCAAGAAGAGATGGAAAGACTCCAAAAGAGAACCCGAAGTAACCGGAGGCGACAACATTGAGCCCAACGGAAAAAGGATGAAGCAACTTCCATTTTGCCTCCTAAGGATTCATCCCAAATCTGTCCTCTATTGCACAAGGAAAAGGTAAATCCAAAGCTTTCAATTCTTGATATGGAAGTTGTGGATATGCCTACTCTTAGTGAGGATTTGGTTGTTTGTGGTGTTGTTAGCAATTTAAATTCTCATTGTGGGGTTGTTGATAATGAATGTATGAATGAGGATTTaaatgtatgtgtggatgaggaggaagggatGCTTGTGTGAGAGAACATGAGGAAGGTTGAATTTGTGTGTGGTAATATTAAGGAAACCCATG
The sequence above is drawn from the Euphorbia lathyris chromosome 6, ddEupLath1.1, whole genome shotgun sequence genome and encodes:
- the LOC136232109 gene encoding GDSL esterase/lipase At5g45950 isoform X1; translation: MKIWVVMVVVMAMVSYLSSGVDIHKVKQVVARYNITCVLVFGDSSVDPGNNNRLPTTMKGNFLPYGKDFFHGRPTGRFTNGRLSTDFIAEAIGYTKAIPAFLDPNLKPSDLLHGVSFASAASGYDDFTANLSNVLPVSKQIEYFKHYKVQLSRIVGEKKADEIVKNAVVIVSMGTNDFLQNYYLDPTRPSQYTIEEYQNYLVSSMAHDFKEMHRVGATRFIVVGVPPLGCMPLVKTIKDETNCVESYNQVAFSFNSKMRQNLVMLRKTLGIRDAYVDCYGIIKNAVDTPKLYGLEEVSKGCCGTGTIEYGDSCRGMSTCNDSTKYVFWDAVHPTQKMYQILADAAIQSVNEDLFR
- the LOC136232109 gene encoding GDSL esterase/lipase At5g45950 isoform X2, which translates into the protein MKIWVVMVVVMAMVSYLSSGVDIHKVKQVVARYNITCVLVFGDSSVDPGNNNRLPTTMKGNFLPYGKDFFHGRPTGRFTNGRLSTDFIAEAIGYTKAIPAFLDPNLKPSDLLHGVSFASAASGYDDFTANLSNVLPVSKQIEYFKHYKVQLSRIVGEKKADEIVKNAVVIEMHRVGATRFIVVGVPPLGCMPLVKTIKDETNCVESYNQVAFSFNSKMRQNLVMLRKTLGIRDAYVDCYGIIKNAVDTPKLYGLEEVSKGCCGTGTIEYGDSCRGMSTCNDSTKYVFWDAVHPTQKMYQILADAAIQSVNEDLFR